A genomic segment from Methanoplanus limicola DSM 2279 encodes:
- a CDS encoding EamA family transporter, protein MLINIDILFAVCAVLLTGISQTILKWATKHGKKINGIIGDYLNLPVLIAYVIFILVTVCSVLALRTMDLKFFYAFSSLNFVIILIFSAVFLKEKVNSRMILAVIIIILGIFVFNSDLPVLYSI, encoded by the coding sequence ATGTTAATAAACATAGATATACTATTTGCTGTTTGTGCAGTACTCCTAACCGGAATATCCCAAACGATTTTAAAATGGGCTACAAAACATGGAAAAAAAATAAACGGAATTATTGGAGATTACTTAAATTTACCGGTTTTAATTGCTTATGTGATTTTTATCCTTGTAACTGTATGCTCAGTACTGGCACTCAGAACAATGGATTTAAAATTTTTTTATGCATTTTCAAGTTTAAATTTTGTAATAATATTAATTTTTTCAGCTGTTTTTTTAAAAGAAAAAGTTAATTCCAGAATGATTTTAGCGGTAATTATAATTATTCTTGGTATATTTGTCTTTAATTCAGATTTACCAGTACTTTATTCGATTTAG
- a CDS encoding EamA family transporter has protein sequence MAGISGKYAAKTISPEYLFPLNILTNSFYLLSLFCMFLQAIVWQQALKHFPLSFAYPFMSLFNFIILIASAVLFAEGITIGNIIGLILISIGIVIISGELKKQTDFKG, from the coding sequence ATGGCCGGTATATCAGGAAAATATGCAGCAAAGACCATATCACCAGAATATTTATTCCCATTAAATATACTGACAAATTCATTTTACTTGTTATCCCTGTTTTGTATGTTCCTACAGGCAATTGTCTGGCAACAGGCGCTGAAACATTTCCCTCTCTCATTCGCATATCCTTTTATGAGCCTATTTAATTTTATTATCCTTATTGCTTCAGCAGTTCTTTTCGCGGAAGGTATTACTATAGGAAATATCATAGGACTTATACTGATATCTATTGGTATTGTAATAATATCAGGTGAATTAAAAAAACAGACAGATTTCAAGGGTTAA
- a CDS encoding glycosyltransferase family 2 protein: protein MEEFNERIAPNNESGDLIEYSIVIPVYNSSQTLNELIEEIKLVFKKLNSAYEIIMVDDCSNDNCWERMKELHKKDNNIKIIHLIKNFGQHNATLCGFNHCNGKYVITIDDDLQHPPEEILKLIEKIKEGYLVVYGKYKSKNENLLRDFLSRKFQKIIHEILLLPDDIFLSSFAIYHSNVVKNMIKIKSSYPFILGLMAKSAPVNKIANVKVLHNERKAGNSNYTIIKYFKYSLNLIINYSSLPLTIIAIIGSLVSFLSLSYGSMIIIKSLTDSSYGIIGWNSLMVAVTFLGGMTLLSLGIVGEYLRRILTEVSYGQQYAIDEIHL from the coding sequence ATGGAAGAATTTAATGAAAGAATCGCACCAAATAATGAATCAGGAGATCTTATAGAATACTCTATAGTAATCCCGGTATATAACTCCAGTCAAACATTAAATGAACTTATAGAAGAAATAAAATTAGTCTTTAAAAAACTAAACTCGGCATATGAAATAATAATGGTAGATGATTGCAGCAATGATAATTGCTGGGAAAGAATGAAAGAGCTTCATAAAAAAGATAATAATATTAAAATAATCCATTTAATAAAAAATTTTGGCCAGCATAATGCAACATTATGTGGTTTCAATCACTGTAACGGAAAATATGTAATTACAATTGATGATGACTTACAACATCCTCCAGAAGAAATACTGAAACTGATTGAAAAAATTAAGGAAGGATACTTAGTAGTTTATGGAAAATACAAATCTAAGAATGAAAATCTTCTCAGGGATTTTTTAAGCCGGAAATTCCAGAAGATTATACATGAAATACTATTATTACCGGATGACATCTTCTTGTCATCTTTTGCCATATACCATAGTAATGTTGTTAAGAATATGATAAAAATTAAATCATCATACCCTTTTATTCTTGGCTTAATGGCTAAATCAGCTCCGGTTAATAAAATTGCAAATGTTAAAGTGTTACATAATGAAAGAAAAGCAGGAAATTCAAATTATACTATCATAAAATATTTCAAATATTCATTAAATTTAATTATAAATTATTCATCACTTCCTCTAACCATTATTGCAATAATTGGATCCTTAGTCAGTTTCTTAAGCCTTAGTTATGGTTCTATGATAATAATAAAATCATTAACAGATTCCTCATATGGAATTATAGGATGGAATTCTCTCATGGTTGCAGTCACCTTTTTAGGAGGAATGACACTACTTTCACTTGGTATTGTAGGAGAGTATCTCAGGCGAATACTCACTGAAGTATCATATGGTCAGCAGTATGCTATTGACGAAATTCATTTATAA
- a CDS encoding class I SAM-dependent methyltransferase yields the protein MEYQDIQNHWNSLAELKDSYKASWGDYFMVKKEIDEISKNITGTEEICDFGCNNGFCTFELINRFNDIQINGIDYSEDLIQVAKENLKKFEKKEQISFSVGNILDLSSYPEKQFDIVLIKRVLINLKSPEDQVLALENIKEILKKDGKIILSEAVEENWENLNRLRTEFDLEKLEQPWHNNYLNKKVISYLYDNFSVELDSDFSSSYYIMSRVIHPWVKKINNKNKLDPLSEINRLASFLPNFGDYGIQRLFVLKLK from the coding sequence ATGGAATATCAAGATATTCAAAACCACTGGAATTCTCTTGCTGAATTAAAGGATTCATACAAAGCATCCTGGGGAGATTATTTCATGGTTAAAAAAGAAATTGATGAAATTTCAAAAAATATTACAGGTACTGAAGAAATCTGTGATTTTGGATGCAATAATGGATTTTGTACTTTTGAACTGATAAACCGATTTAATGATATACAAATTAACGGTATAGACTATTCGGAAGACCTTATTCAGGTCGCGAAAGAAAATCTAAAAAAATTCGAAAAAAAAGAACAGATCTCATTCTCTGTCGGGAACATACTCGATCTATCCAGTTATCCAGAAAAACAATTTGATATTGTATTAATAAAAAGAGTATTAATCAATTTAAAAAGTCCAGAAGATCAAGTTCTTGCTCTGGAAAATATTAAAGAGATATTAAAAAAGGACGGTAAAATAATACTGTCTGAAGCTGTGGAAGAAAATTGGGAAAATCTAAACAGACTCAGAACAGAATTTGATCTGGAAAAACTTGAACAACCCTGGCATAATAATTACCTCAACAAAAAAGTGATCAGTTATTTATATGATAACTTCTCTGTAGAGTTAGACAGTGATTTTTCAAGTTCATACTACATAATGTCAAGAGTAATTCATCCATGGGTTAAAAAAATAAATAATAAAAATAAATTAGATCCTCTATCTGAAATTAATAGACTAGCATCATTCCTACCCAATTTCGGTGATTATGGAATTCAAAGATTATTTGTACTAAAATTAAAATAG
- the rffA gene encoding dTDP-4-amino-4,6-dideoxygalactose transaminase codes for MKIPFNRPYLTGNELNYIEDAIRSSQSGGHISGDGKYTKLVQQFFETEFHARKVLLTTSGTSALELAFHLLNLKPGDEVILPSYTFSSTANAVILAGGKPVFADISEETLNIDPKDIIKKITKKTRAICPVHYGGVSCQMDEIMNIANNHNLRVVEDAAQGVNAKYKGKYLGTVGDFGCYSFHETKNYVCGEGGALTINTEDERVIEYAEILREKGTDRSKFFRGEVDKYTWVNIGSSFLISDILAAFLYAQVENIDEIQEKRLLVWNTYYNALKPFEDKGVIRLPIIPEYSQHNAHMFYVLFRNEEIRDMAMHKLKEAGIFAVFHYIPLHSAPMGQNYGYKKNDLPITENLSGRLLRLPMYPSLQLGEVEYITNQLLNILNLNLRS; via the coding sequence ATGAAAATACCATTTAATCGCCCATATCTAACAGGAAATGAACTTAACTATATTGAAGATGCTATCAGATCATCTCAATCCGGAGGGCACATAAGTGGAGATGGTAAATACACAAAATTAGTACAGCAATTCTTTGAGACAGAATTCCATGCACGAAAAGTTCTTTTAACAACTTCAGGAACAAGTGCCCTTGAACTTGCATTTCACCTGCTTAATCTAAAACCCGGCGATGAAGTTATCCTTCCTTCATACACCTTTTCCTCGACCGCAAATGCAGTTATTTTAGCAGGTGGAAAACCTGTTTTTGCAGATATTTCAGAAGAAACCCTGAATATTGACCCCAAGGATATTATAAAGAAAATAACAAAAAAAACCAGAGCTATTTGTCCGGTTCATTATGGAGGAGTTTCATGCCAGATGGATGAAATAATGAATATTGCCAATAATCATAATCTCAGGGTTGTTGAAGATGCGGCACAGGGCGTTAATGCGAAATATAAGGGAAAATATTTAGGAACAGTCGGAGATTTTGGCTGTTACAGTTTTCATGAAACAAAAAATTATGTATGTGGAGAGGGAGGTGCTCTTACAATTAATACAGAGGACGAAAGAGTAATTGAATATGCTGAGATACTAAGAGAAAAAGGAACGGACCGAAGCAAATTTTTCCGTGGTGAAGTGGATAAGTATACATGGGTAAACATCGGGTCAAGTTTCCTGATAAGTGATATTTTAGCTGCTTTTCTATATGCACAGGTAGAAAATATTGACGAAATTCAGGAAAAACGGCTATTGGTATGGAATACATATTATAATGCACTAAAACCTTTTGAAGATAAAGGAGTAATCCGACTGCCAATCATTCCAGAATATTCCCAACATAATGCCCACATGTTCTATGTACTCTTCAGGAATGAAGAGATCAGAGATATGGCTATGCATAAATTGAAAGAAGCAGGAATATTCGCAGTATTTCATTATATACCACTTCATTCTGCACCCATGGGACAGAATTATGGCTATAAAAAGAATGATCTCCCTATAACTGAAAATCTAAGTGGAAGGTTGTTGAGGTTGCCAATGTATCCCTCTCTTCAACTTGGGGAGGTAGAATACATAACTAATCAATTATTAAATATTCTGAACTTAAACCTTAGATCATAA
- a CDS encoding sugar phosphate nucleotidyltransferase has translation MKGIILAGGTGTRLAPLTKVTNKHLLPVGREPMIFNPIRQLISAEIKDILVITSKEHMGDIVQLLGSGAEFGCSFTFKVQESAGGIAHALALAEGFSNGGRITVILGDNILTHSIKSHVDEYLKKESGAYVLIKKVGDPERYGVAALDEQKKMIIKIEEKPSKPESDYAVIGVYMYDSDVFSIIRTIKPSTRGELEISSVNNEYIARGKLQYGVVNGGWTDAGTFESLQYANSLLLEVKNNIFTEKNNENTI, from the coding sequence TTGAAAGGAATAATACTTGCAGGTGGCACAGGTACACGCCTAGCCCCGTTAACAAAGGTAACAAACAAGCACCTGCTGCCGGTTGGAAGAGAACCGATGATTTTCAATCCTATAAGGCAGTTGATTTCAGCAGAAATAAAAGACATACTCGTAATTACAAGCAAAGAACATATGGGGGATATTGTTCAGCTACTTGGAAGTGGAGCCGAATTCGGATGTAGTTTCACCTTTAAAGTACAGGAATCCGCAGGAGGCATTGCACATGCACTTGCTCTTGCGGAGGGATTTTCAAATGGAGGAAGAATTACAGTAATCTTAGGCGACAACATTCTCACTCACAGTATAAAATCACACGTAGATGAATACCTGAAAAAAGAATCCGGCGCATACGTACTAATTAAAAAAGTTGGAGATCCTGAACGCTATGGTGTTGCTGCCCTCGACGAACAGAAAAAGATGATTATTAAAATTGAAGAAAAACCATCAAAGCCGGAGAGTGATTATGCAGTTATTGGGGTGTATATGTATGATTCAGATGTCTTTAGCATAATCAGAACAATCAAACCATCAACACGTGGTGAATTAGAAATAAGTTCTGTAAATAATGAATATATTGCTCGCGGAAAACTACAATACGGGGTAGTTAATGGCGGATGGACCGATGCAGGAACTTTTGAGTCACTCCAGTATGCAAATTCCCTCCTTCTTGAAGTAAAAAATAATATATTTACAGAGAAAAACAATGAAAATACCATTTAA
- a CDS encoding class I SAM-dependent methyltransferase, producing MYSAESKNFWFRVRNYIIGETLLKHVPVNSNIIEVGSGTGFVSKYLKEIGYITNCGELFSEGLKYCQIRNSGYKYWEFNLCEPVFKEEFDAYCAFDVLEHIDDDTTAIQNIYLGLKKKGKVFLTVPACKKLWSDADSGAGHKRRYSADEIREKMEKAGFKIIKISYFMTFLFPIIFASRICMNKNSTHKKAVKENIMELQINPILNWIFYWIFRMEVPLLRYINLPFGSSLLCIAIKEEIS from the coding sequence CTGTATAGCGCTGAAAGTAAAAATTTCTGGTTCAGGGTCAGAAATTATATAATAGGCGAAACGCTATTAAAGCATGTTCCTGTTAATTCAAATATCATAGAAGTTGGTTCCGGTACTGGATTCGTATCAAAATACCTTAAAGAGATTGGATATATTACCAATTGTGGAGAACTATTTTCAGAAGGTTTAAAATACTGCCAGATAAGAAACTCAGGATATAAATACTGGGAATTTAATTTATGTGAACCTGTATTCAAAGAGGAATTTGATGCATACTGCGCATTCGACGTTCTGGAACATATCGATGATGACACCACAGCAATTCAAAATATATATCTTGGATTAAAGAAAAAAGGGAAGGTATTTCTAACCGTTCCAGCATGCAAAAAATTATGGTCTGATGCAGATTCCGGTGCTGGACATAAAAGAAGATATTCTGCTGATGAAATAAGAGAAAAAATGGAAAAGGCAGGATTCAAAATAATAAAAATCAGTTATTTTATGACATTTCTTTTCCCCATAATTTTTGCATCAAGAATTTGTATGAACAAAAATTCTACGCACAAAAAAGCGGTCAAAGAAAATATTATGGAGTTACAAATTAATCCAATCCTTAACTGGATTTTTTACTGGATTTTCAGAATGGAAGTACCACTTCTAAGATACATTAATCTGCCATTCGGAAGTAGTCTGCTATGCATAGCAATTAAAGAGGAAATATCTTGA
- a CDS encoding methyltransferase domain-containing protein — MVQNSDWLDSIKFKVKKKPRLYKFLIEVISPVFYFKKSSYQKIFRYLDPKENIIVNIGSGPFRLHDNIINIDISDYTNVDLIANAKKLPLKNESVDGIINVVSLEHINNPELVMDEFYRLLKPGGYIYTALPFIAGYHASPHDYKRWTISGIKNLHNKFSEQEVNVFGGPTSGLVWILTEWLALLLSFRILPLYKALFILFTLILWPLKFLDILLINHPMSNNIASSFYYIGMKKT, encoded by the coding sequence ATGGTTCAAAATTCTGATTGGCTGGACTCCATAAAATTCAAAGTCAAAAAAAAGCCGAGACTTTATAAATTTCTTATAGAAGTGATATCTCCTGTTTTTTACTTCAAAAAATCATCCTATCAAAAAATATTCAGATATCTTGACCCAAAAGAAAATATCATTGTAAATATTGGTTCCGGACCTTTTAGACTGCATGATAATATTATAAATATAGATATCTCTGATTACACCAATGTTGATCTCATCGCCAATGCAAAGAAACTTCCATTAAAAAATGAATCGGTTGATGGAATAATTAATGTGGTTAGCCTTGAACATATCAACAATCCAGAACTTGTAATGGATGAATTTTACCGCTTACTTAAACCTGGCGGGTACATATATACTGCATTACCATTTATTGCAGGATACCACGCAAGTCCGCATGACTATAAAAGATGGACAATATCCGGAATAAAAAATCTGCACAATAAATTCTCCGAACAGGAAGTAAATGTATTTGGAGGACCAACATCAGGACTGGTGTGGATATTAACAGAATGGCTTGCATTGCTATTATCGTTTAGAATACTACCACTGTATAAAGCATTGTTTATATTATTCACACTCATATTGTGGCCATTGAAGTTCTTAGATATTTTGTTAATAAATCATCCAATGTCAAACAATATTGCAAGTTCATTTTACTATATTGGAATGAAAAAAACATGA
- a CDS encoding glycosyltransferase gives MNNSDITIIIPTFNEFTNIENIIRKNFEVLDNVGINGEILVVDDDSKDGTIQKVEELKSEFERLRIIVRHEDHGLSQSVAEGFDEASSDIIQVIDADFSHPPDLIPEFYRAIKEGGYDVAIGSRYMKGGDISNWPLKRRIISLGATFFGRMLFPEITDPVSGFFAIKKDVVRNAGLKPRGYKILMEVLGKGRWERAKEIPFTFKDREVGESKLKLSTMLDYIKQCVDIGTFALFNHDTATWKEWKKIIKFGIVGASGIVVNSAILYTFTEYIGLYYLISALIAIETSIITNFILNDRWTFGGKGSANHRIKSVWKRFASFQVVSVGGLVINFAVLMSLTEFFGIYYMVSNIIGIFVAFLWNFIVNRHITWHADM, from the coding sequence ATGAATAATTCAGATATAACAATAATAATCCCCACTTTTAATGAATTTACAAATATTGAAAATATAATCCGGAAAAATTTTGAGGTTCTTGACAATGTCGGAATTAACGGAGAGATTCTTGTAGTTGATGATGACTCAAAGGACGGGACAATTCAGAAGGTCGAAGAATTAAAAAGTGAGTTTGAAAGGCTCAGAATAATTGTCAGGCATGAAGACCACGGCCTTTCACAGTCCGTTGCTGAGGGCTTTGATGAGGCCTCGTCAGATATTATCCAGGTCATTGATGCCGATTTTTCACACCCGCCGGATCTCATCCCGGAATTTTACCGGGCCATTAAAGAAGGCGGGTACGATGTTGCAATAGGCAGCAGGTATATGAAGGGAGGGGACATCTCCAACTGGCCGTTAAAGCGCCGGATAATATCACTCGGTGCGACATTCTTCGGGAGGATGCTGTTTCCGGAGATAACCGACCCTGTGAGCGGTTTTTTTGCCATAAAGAAGGATGTTGTCCGGAATGCCGGGCTGAAACCACGCGGGTATAAAATCCTGATGGAAGTACTTGGTAAAGGGAGATGGGAGAGGGCAAAGGAGATTCCGTTTACATTTAAGGACAGAGAAGTTGGTGAAAGTAAGCTTAAGCTCAGCACAATGCTGGATTATATTAAACAGTGTGTGGACATAGGCACTTTTGCCCTTTTCAATCACGATACTGCAACATGGAAAGAATGGAAAAAGATAATTAAATTCGGAATTGTAGGTGCATCCGGGATTGTTGTAAATTCTGCAATTCTATACACATTTACTGAATATATCGGGCTTTATTATCTCATATCAGCCCTTATTGCAATAGAAACATCAATAATTACAAATTTTATCTTAAACGACAGGTGGACGTTTGGTGGAAAAGGAAGTGCAAATCACAGGATAAAATCAGTATGGAAGAGGTTTGCATCCTTTCAGGTAGTTTCGGTTGGTGGGCTGGTTATTAACTTCGCCGTGCTGATGAGTCTGACAGAGTTCTTCGGGATTTACTATATGGTGTCTAATATTATTGGTATTTTTGTAGCATTTTTGTGGAATTTTATTGTTAACAGGCATATTACGTGGCATGCTGATATGTGA
- a CDS encoding glycosyltransferase family 39 protein — protein MGKKPGRKKKGEEVKNDNAPETGKIIPDLSAEGLINSVKTDMMTQVLIGLVIVAFVLRFFNLGFNSLWLDEASTLTFATQSLSGIWESTASGEFNPPLFYYMEHFMLAFGDSEFVLRFLPALFGAFTVPVIYLIGKVFTGKTGGIFAAALMTFSSFHIFYSQDARAYTTMLFFFSLAILFYLWAINTDEMKWWLLFGVFSALAFWTHFYVFIGVGLIVLHALIVKGKDILADKKRIIPIATSVIAFIIVSLPLIMVTVGLFFKRTASAPTWGLSGMSVITDSFNMILGGNLFITVILLLLAVGGIYRIYTQNKSYALLLILSIFIPFIVSMILSAKIPMSPRYLIFVMPFLLVAIAGVTGFVPRNIEWKKVAAVAVVFALLINIPMLAGYYSGFTKNDWRGFSGKLSDITEDGDYIVVMPGYMRQPLNYYYSSTDDNTIEKLASDSETLKKISDEAGGKTTYYVLTGDIFAANPNGDAIEWLDNNAELMGQHTNIYIFKSKTG, from the coding sequence ATGGGGAAGAAACCAGGCAGGAAAAAGAAAGGTGAAGAAGTAAAGAATGATAATGCTCCGGAAACAGGGAAGATAATTCCGGATTTATCTGCTGAAGGATTAATTAATTCGGTTAAGACCGATATGATGACACAGGTTCTTATAGGTCTGGTCATTGTTGCATTTGTGCTTCGCTTCTTTAACCTGGGATTCAACTCACTGTGGCTTGATGAGGCATCAACACTTACTTTCGCAACACAGAGCCTCTCAGGAATATGGGAGTCTACAGCCTCAGGAGAATTTAATCCTCCTCTGTTCTATTATATGGAGCATTTTATGCTCGCATTTGGGGACAGTGAATTTGTCCTGAGGTTCCTGCCGGCATTATTCGGTGCCTTTACAGTGCCGGTCATATACCTTATAGGTAAAGTTTTCACCGGAAAGACGGGCGGAATTTTCGCTGCTGCACTGATGACCTTCTCATCATTCCATATATTTTATTCACAGGATGCAAGGGCATACACAACAATGCTCTTCTTCTTCTCGCTTGCAATTCTCTTCTACCTGTGGGCGATAAATACGGATGAGATGAAGTGGTGGCTGCTCTTTGGAGTATTTTCCGCACTGGCGTTCTGGACTCATTTCTATGTATTTATCGGTGTGGGGCTGATTGTTCTTCATGCACTGATTGTAAAGGGAAAAGATATACTGGCTGACAAAAAGAGGATTATCCCGATTGCAACGTCAGTAATCGCTTTTATTATTGTATCACTTCCCCTGATAATGGTAACAGTAGGCCTCTTCTTTAAGAGGACTGCATCAGCTCCTACATGGGGACTTAGCGGGATGTCGGTGATAACCGATTCATTCAATATGATTCTCGGAGGGAATTTATTCATAACCGTAATTCTGCTTCTGCTTGCAGTAGGAGGTATTTACAGGATATACACACAGAATAAAAGCTATGCTCTCCTCCTTATTCTCTCTATATTTATCCCGTTTATTGTCAGCATGATTCTGTCAGCAAAAATCCCGATGTCTCCGAGGTACCTGATATTTGTTATGCCTTTTTTACTGGTGGCAATTGCCGGAGTCACCGGTTTTGTCCCGAGAAACATTGAGTGGAAAAAGGTGGCCGCAGTTGCGGTTGTATTTGCACTGCTGATAAACATACCAATGCTTGCAGGGTATTATTCCGGATTTACAAAGAATGACTGGCGTGGATTTTCCGGGAAGCTGAGTGATATTACAGAAGACGGAGATTATATCGTTGTAATGCCCGGATATATGAGACAACCCCTTAATTATTATTATAGCAGTACTGATGACAATACAATTGAAAAATTGGCATCAGACTCTGAAACCCTTAAGAAAATCAGCGATGAAGCAGGCGGGAAGACGACATATTATGTTCTGACAGGAGATATCTTTGCTGCAAATCCAAATGGCGACGCCATAGAGTGGCTTGATAATAACGCTGAACTTATGGGTCAGCATACAAACATCTACATCTTCAAATCAAAGACAGGGTAA
- a CDS encoding cupin domain-containing protein: MYIKDIKEEEYFRSADGCILCELLHRKNEDFDLRIGYSIAHAVVPACEKTVPHRLKESSEVYYILSGKGMMHIDGESKEVFPGQAVYIPPGAVQYIENTTGSDLIFLAVADPEWKGKDEEIIT, translated from the coding sequence ATGTATATAAAGGATATTAAGGAAGAGGAATATTTCCGTTCAGCCGATGGATGTATATTGTGCGAGCTTCTCCACCGGAAAAATGAGGACTTTGATCTAAGGATTGGATACAGTATTGCGCATGCAGTTGTGCCGGCATGCGAAAAGACAGTTCCGCACAGGCTAAAGGAATCAAGTGAGGTCTATTATATCCTTTCAGGGAAGGGAATGATGCACATTGACGGGGAAAGTAAAGAGGTATTTCCCGGACAGGCAGTCTATATCCCGCCGGGAGCTGTTCAGTATATTGAGAATACCACAGGCTCTGATCTTATATTTCTTGCAGTTGCTGATCCGGAATGGAAGGGAAAGGACGAGGAAATTATCACCTGA
- a CDS encoding peptidylprolyl isomerase — MSKKVKFETNHGEIIITLYDDMPVTTGNFEKLVSEGFYDGIIFHRVINGFMIQAGCPRGTGTGGPGYNIKDEFVKGHSNVKGTLAMANTGQPNTGGSQFFINLVNNNYLDWDNTSTPYKHPVFGEVSEGMDVVNKIAKLPTDRGDKPKKEAKIIKATLIEE, encoded by the coding sequence ATGTCAAAGAAAGTAAAATTCGAGACAAACCATGGTGAGATCATCATCACACTCTATGATGACATGCCTGTCACAACCGGAAATTTTGAAAAGCTTGTATCCGAAGGATTCTATGACGGAATAATATTTCACAGGGTCATAAACGGATTCATGATCCAGGCAGGATGCCCAAGGGGCACAGGTACCGGCGGTCCGGGTTACAACATCAAAGACGAGTTTGTAAAAGGGCACTCCAATGTAAAAGGCACTCTTGCAATGGCAAATACAGGACAGCCAAATACAGGCGGAAGCCAGTTCTTCATCAATCTTGTAAACAACAACTATCTTGACTGGGACAACACCTCCACACCATATAAGCACCCGGTATTCGGAGAGGTCTCAGAAGGTATGGATGTAGTCAATAAAATAGCCAAACTTCCGACTGACAGAGGCGACAAGCCAAAGAAAGAAGCCAAAATAATCAAAGCAACCCTCATTGAGGAATAA